A region from the Sandaracinus amylolyticus genome encodes:
- a CDS encoding beta-ketoacyl-[acyl-carrier-protein] synthase family protein, with product MRDAVVITGMGAISALGTGVSAIVDAMREGRDGLSEMERFDVRALHPIRLAGWLREPWSRGERASLDAWSRIAAREAWLDARASEAGVSASRIAVVVGTTLGDDAAITGVADAVALEVGARGPRWTISTACASSANALGLARDLILAGDADLVIAGGAEILVPEIFAGFAALGVLGEGKCAPFGEDVGTTLGEGAGFVVLERAGAREVRHHGVLLGYGLSSDAWHETSPDPRGEGLARATRACLRDAGLEPDDVEYVNAHATGTAANDDAEWRGIQRALGGRAATIPVSASKGYLGHAQGAAGVLETITTLACMRAGLVPPSARVGRGRPRGPSDTVSETGAARAGAIAIALSNSAAFGGANAVVAISSEARASRPRGSRRVSVAGVGAFVVEAGAARDDDALVRACGDVDLRGADPSCRLAIAASQRALADARVRANASSRDRIGMFAGVSAPSRASVAELRRSLERGLDRASAPAFARSVCHAPIGAASRALGARGAATTVAGDGVAGMLAIAYAARWLRDRDDADRLVAGGIDERAPDGSYDAEGACLVVLAAETGGVEIAGVATAGDVDAAIASALAEAGLDRASVPELAARGVDGAPSLGTALAFVDAVSRVREGAHAVIATASGAQGAVAIVLVRGHV from the coding sequence ATGCGCGACGCCGTGGTGATCACCGGGATGGGCGCGATCTCCGCGCTCGGAACGGGCGTGAGCGCGATCGTCGACGCGATGCGCGAGGGCCGCGACGGCCTCTCGGAGATGGAGCGCTTCGACGTGCGCGCGCTCCATCCGATCCGACTCGCGGGCTGGCTGCGCGAGCCGTGGTCGCGGGGCGAGCGCGCGAGCCTCGACGCGTGGTCGCGCATCGCCGCGCGTGAAGCGTGGCTCGATGCGCGCGCATCCGAGGCCGGCGTGAGCGCGTCGCGCATCGCCGTCGTCGTGGGCACCACGCTCGGCGACGATGCCGCGATCACCGGCGTCGCAGATGCGGTCGCGCTCGAGGTGGGCGCGCGGGGCCCGCGATGGACGATCTCCACCGCCTGCGCATCGAGCGCGAACGCACTGGGGCTCGCGCGCGATCTGATCCTCGCGGGTGATGCGGACCTCGTGATCGCAGGCGGCGCGGAGATCCTGGTGCCCGAGATCTTCGCGGGTTTCGCGGCGCTGGGCGTGCTCGGCGAAGGCAAGTGCGCGCCGTTCGGCGAGGACGTCGGGACCACGCTCGGCGAAGGCGCGGGGTTCGTCGTGCTCGAGCGCGCGGGTGCGCGCGAGGTGCGTCATCACGGGGTGCTGCTCGGGTACGGCCTCTCGAGCGACGCGTGGCACGAGACGTCTCCCGACCCGCGCGGCGAAGGGCTCGCGCGCGCGACGCGTGCGTGCCTGCGCGACGCGGGCCTCGAGCCGGACGACGTCGAGTACGTGAACGCGCACGCGACGGGCACCGCGGCGAACGACGACGCGGAGTGGCGCGGCATCCAGCGCGCGCTCGGAGGACGCGCCGCGACGATCCCGGTGAGCGCGAGCAAGGGGTATCTCGGTCACGCGCAGGGCGCGGCCGGTGTGCTCGAGACGATCACGACGCTCGCGTGCATGCGCGCGGGCCTGGTGCCTCCGAGCGCGCGCGTCGGGCGTGGCCGTCCACGCGGCCCGAGCGACACGGTGAGCGAGACGGGCGCGGCGCGCGCGGGCGCGATTGCGATCGCGCTCTCGAACAGCGCGGCGTTCGGAGGTGCGAACGCGGTCGTCGCGATCTCGAGCGAGGCACGCGCGTCGCGGCCGCGGGGATCACGACGGGTGTCGGTCGCGGGCGTCGGCGCGTTCGTCGTCGAGGCGGGCGCGGCGCGCGACGACGACGCGCTCGTGCGAGCGTGCGGTGACGTCGATCTGCGCGGCGCCGATCCTTCGTGTCGCCTCGCGATCGCGGCGAGCCAACGCGCGCTCGCGGACGCGCGGGTGCGCGCGAACGCGTCGTCGCGCGACCGGATCGGTATGTTCGCGGGCGTGAGCGCACCTTCGCGCGCGAGCGTCGCCGAGCTGCGCAGGAGCCTCGAGCGCGGGCTCGATCGCGCGAGCGCGCCCGCGTTCGCGCGCTCCGTCTGCCATGCGCCGATCGGCGCGGCGTCTCGTGCGCTCGGGGCGCGCGGCGCGGCGACGACGGTCGCCGGGGACGGCGTCGCGGGAATGCTCGCGATCGCCTACGCCGCGCGCTGGCTGCGCGATCGCGACGACGCGGATCGACTGGTCGCGGGCGGCATCGACGAGCGTGCACCGGACGGCTCGTACGACGCGGAAGGCGCGTGTCTCGTGGTGCTCGCGGCGGAGACGGGCGGGGTCGAGATCGCAGGCGTCGCGACCGCCGGGGACGTCGACGCGGCCATCGCGAGCGCGCTCGCGGAGGCGGGCCTCGATCGCGCGTCGGTGCCCGAGCTCGCGGCGCGCGGCGTCGACGGCGCCCCGTCGCTCGGCACGGCGCTCGCGTTCGTCGATGCGGTGTCGAGGGTGCGCGAAGGCGCGCACGCGGTGATCGCGACTGCGTCCGGCGCGCAAGGCGCCGTCGCGATCGTGCTGGTGAGGGGACACGTATGA
- a CDS encoding aminomethyltransferase family protein, giving the protein MILPPEIVAIRAACGLVRASSTRVVRLRGDGARDTALWTLPSRLHLRDAQARQSLLLDEHGRPIADVVVCADDEEYLLLIDGPCDAVAHLRAHARGDVDVVDVSTDHDVLEVHGPWAWELVAEVLGEDLLALPYLNFFRVDEGLCVRAGRTGEYGYHVIVAKGAADALWARLLARGADFDAAVVSQETLALCAFESWFFDAAHVPEGATPIELQLQWRLATDRDFLGRDAIERHRATSSRAQVCIVSPRPLEVGDRVTLGARELGTITRAAFSSVRDEWVAAAMIPRELAHGGIDRFEVGGVRVRTVAPPLIDNRSLYVDPRRHAYRARDEISFGPLTRPARAAMRTAEAR; this is encoded by the coding sequence GTGATCCTGCCGCCCGAGATCGTCGCGATCCGCGCTGCGTGCGGGCTCGTCAGGGCGAGCTCGACGCGCGTGGTGCGCCTGCGCGGTGACGGCGCGCGCGACACCGCGCTCTGGACGCTGCCGTCGCGGTTGCATCTACGCGACGCGCAGGCACGGCAGTCGCTGTTGCTCGACGAGCACGGCCGCCCGATCGCCGACGTCGTCGTGTGCGCCGACGACGAGGAGTACCTCCTCCTGATCGACGGCCCGTGCGATGCCGTCGCGCACCTCCGCGCCCACGCGCGAGGCGACGTCGACGTGGTCGACGTCAGCACCGATCACGACGTGCTCGAGGTGCACGGGCCGTGGGCGTGGGAGCTCGTCGCCGAGGTGCTCGGCGAAGACCTGCTCGCGCTCCCGTACCTCAACTTCTTCCGCGTCGACGAAGGGCTCTGCGTACGCGCCGGACGCACCGGCGAGTACGGCTATCACGTCATCGTCGCGAAGGGCGCGGCGGACGCGCTGTGGGCGCGCCTGCTCGCGCGCGGCGCGGACTTCGACGCCGCGGTGGTGTCGCAGGAGACGCTCGCGCTCTGCGCGTTCGAGAGCTGGTTCTTCGACGCGGCGCACGTGCCCGAGGGCGCGACCCCGATCGAGCTGCAGCTGCAGTGGCGGCTCGCGACCGATCGTGACTTCCTCGGTCGCGACGCGATCGAGCGTCACCGCGCGACGAGCTCGCGTGCACAGGTGTGCATCGTGTCACCGCGTCCGCTCGAGGTCGGCGATCGCGTCACGCTCGGCGCGCGCGAGCTCGGGACGATCACGCGCGCCGCGTTCTCGTCCGTGCGCGACGAGTGGGTCGCCGCCGCGATGATCCCGCGCGAGCTCGCGCACGGCGGGATCGATCGCTTCGAGGTCGGCGGCGTGCGCGTGCGGACGGTCGCGCCTCCGTTGATCGACAACCGCAGCCTGTACGTCGATCCACGGCGTCACGCGTACCGGGCGCGCGACGAGATCTCGTTCGGCCCGCTGACACGCCCAGCGCGTGCAGCGATGCGCACCGCGGAGGCGCGATGA
- a CDS encoding NUDIX domain-containing protein: MGRETLGVVVARFQSPELHDGHRHLLDVVESRHPRLLVVLGTARTYVPTSKNPLDFATRREMVRGRYPLALVAELPDCRGDAMWSRALDAIVAEHAPAGDAVLYGSRDSFLRSYSGEHRCEEIDPIEDHTATALRLEAVTRPATTDDFRRGVIYAATTRPPVVYQTVDVAITDDRRRRVLFAKKREDAGALRFLGGFVLPGDDSLEAAARREAIAESGGLEIGDATYLGSTRVDDWRYRGGADRITTALFVAPYLLGRATGADDVDENEWVSELDVTSGAIAARLVPEHRRLGEMLAAHLRARR, translated from the coding sequence ATGGGACGCGAGACGCTCGGCGTGGTGGTCGCGAGGTTCCAGTCGCCGGAGCTCCACGACGGCCATCGTCACCTCCTCGACGTCGTCGAGTCGCGCCATCCGCGGCTGCTCGTCGTGCTCGGCACGGCACGCACGTACGTGCCCACCTCGAAGAACCCGCTCGACTTCGCGACCCGGCGAGAGATGGTGCGCGGTCGGTACCCGCTCGCGCTCGTCGCCGAGCTGCCCGACTGCCGCGGCGACGCGATGTGGTCGCGCGCGCTCGACGCCATCGTCGCCGAGCACGCGCCGGCGGGCGACGCGGTGCTCTACGGCTCGCGAGACAGCTTCTTGCGCTCCTATTCGGGCGAGCACCGGTGCGAGGAGATCGATCCCATCGAGGATCACACCGCGACCGCATTGCGCCTCGAGGCGGTCACGCGTCCCGCGACGACCGACGACTTCCGCCGAGGCGTGATCTACGCCGCGACGACGCGCCCACCGGTCGTCTACCAGACCGTCGACGTCGCGATCACCGACGACCGCCGGCGCCGCGTCCTCTTCGCGAAGAAGCGCGAGGACGCGGGCGCGCTGCGGTTCCTCGGCGGCTTCGTGCTGCCCGGAGACGACTCGCTCGAGGCCGCCGCGCGGCGCGAGGCGATCGCCGAGTCGGGCGGACTGGAGATCGGCGACGCGACGTATCTCGGCTCGACGCGAGTCGACGACTGGCGCTATCGCGGCGGCGCCGACCGCATCACGACGGCGCTCTTCGTGGCGCCCTATCTGCTCGGGCGCGCGACGGGCGCCGACGACGTCGACGAGAACGAGTGGGTGTCGGAGCTCGACGTGACGAGCGGCGCGATCGCGGCGCGTCTCGTCCCCGAGCACCGGCGCCTCGGCGAGATGCTCGCAGCGCATCTGCGAGCGCGGAGGTGA
- a CDS encoding ACP S-malonyltransferase — MTIALLFPGQGSEEPEMGLALASADARAARLLALASDACAVDVRRAIERGGRAMTRTEVIQPAIVAVSLAVARALEDRGLVIDCVLGHSLGELTAACFALDVPDEDAIAIAASRGRAMAEAAATSPGGMLACATTPSTPGLVLAAHNAPDEHVLSGRHDALVAAERALAPHARRLAVAGAWHSRAMEPATAPLRAALGAMNGRAPRTTLISALDAREVVDGARAADVLVRGIVSPVRWVDALRAARHRGVSEMIVVAPARVVRSLARRTLGPSFPVRAVATPEDIESAK, encoded by the coding sequence GTGACGATCGCGCTGCTGTTCCCGGGGCAGGGCTCGGAAGAGCCGGAGATGGGGCTCGCGCTCGCGTCGGCGGATGCGCGCGCGGCACGGCTGCTCGCGCTCGCGTCGGACGCGTGCGCCGTCGACGTGCGACGTGCGATCGAGCGCGGCGGGCGCGCGATGACGCGCACCGAGGTGATCCAGCCCGCGATCGTCGCGGTCTCGCTGGCGGTGGCGCGTGCGCTCGAGGATCGCGGTCTCGTGATCGACTGCGTGCTCGGCCACTCGCTGGGCGAGCTGACCGCTGCGTGCTTCGCGCTCGACGTGCCCGACGAGGACGCGATCGCGATCGCGGCATCACGCGGTCGCGCGATGGCCGAAGCAGCAGCGACGAGCCCCGGAGGGATGCTCGCGTGCGCGACGACGCCGAGCACGCCGGGTCTCGTGCTCGCTGCGCACAACGCGCCGGACGAGCACGTGCTCTCCGGACGGCACGACGCGCTCGTCGCGGCAGAGCGAGCCCTCGCGCCCCACGCGCGAAGGCTCGCGGTCGCGGGTGCGTGGCACTCGCGCGCGATGGAGCCCGCGACGGCGCCGCTCCGCGCGGCGCTCGGAGCGATGAACGGGCGCGCGCCACGCACGACGCTGATCTCGGCGCTCGACGCGCGAGAGGTCGTCGACGGAGCGCGCGCCGCGGACGTGCTCGTACGCGGGATCGTGTCGCCGGTGCGCTGGGTCGACGCGCTGCGAGCGGCGCGTCATCGAGGCGTGAGCGAGATGATCGTGGTCGCGCCCGCGCGCGTCGTGCGAAGCCTCGCGCGCCGCACGCTCGGGCCGTCGTTCCCGGTGCGCGCCGTCGCGACGCCAGAGGACATCGAGAGCGCGAAATAG
- a CDS encoding 3-hydroxyacyl-ACP dehydratase FabZ family protein, translating to MIELEPLKLGADVVQMLLPHRRPFLFVDATIAITLRPRPALRAVKLVSANEPVFEGHFPGVSLWPGVYTIEGLGQTINLLDVIDFAARELDAGGTSPAALLDALRAIDARARLGGRPPSAIETQLLDGLGAPRARIGFAGAIDVKLIEPVFAGSMIEYRVTRTHELANARRYDVEARVADRPVARGTMTSATP from the coding sequence ATGATCGAGCTCGAGCCGCTGAAGCTCGGCGCCGACGTCGTGCAGATGCTCCTGCCGCACCGCCGCCCGTTCCTCTTCGTCGACGCGACGATCGCGATCACGCTGCGCCCGCGCCCTGCGTTGCGCGCGGTGAAGCTCGTGTCCGCGAACGAGCCGGTGTTCGAGGGACATTTCCCCGGCGTCTCGTTGTGGCCCGGCGTCTACACGATCGAAGGCCTCGGGCAGACCATCAACCTGCTCGACGTGATCGACTTCGCGGCGCGCGAGCTCGATGCGGGCGGCACCTCGCCGGCCGCGCTCCTCGACGCGCTCCGTGCGATCGACGCCCGCGCGCGCCTGGGCGGGCGGCCGCCGAGCGCGATCGAGACGCAGCTCCTCGATGGCCTCGGAGCACCTCGCGCGCGGATCGGCTTCGCGGGCGCGATCGACGTGAAGCTGATCGAGCCGGTGTTCGCGGGCTCGATGATCGAGTACCGCGTCACGCGCACCCACGAGCTCGCGAACGCGCGCCGCTATGACGTCGAGGCGCGCGTCGCGGATCGACCGGTCGCGCGCGGCACCATGACGAGCGCGACTCCGTGA
- the pqqD gene encoding pyrroloquinoline quinone biosynthesis peptide chaperone PqqD yields MRDARPRLARKARLRRDPITDEPLLVAPERGLALNATAARIVALCDGDRTFASIVGELARGHDRERVARDVERFLHELAERGLVSWDGR; encoded by the coding sequence GTGCGCGACGCGCGCCCGCGGCTCGCGCGCAAGGCGCGGCTGCGTCGCGATCCGATCACCGACGAGCCCTTGCTCGTCGCGCCGGAGCGCGGGCTCGCGCTGAACGCGACGGCCGCGCGGATCGTCGCGCTGTGCGACGGCGACCGCACCTTCGCGTCGATCGTCGGCGAGCTCGCGCGCGGGCACGATCGCGAGCGCGTCGCGCGAGACGTCGAGCGCTTCCTCCACGAGCTCGCGGAGCGCGGTCTCGTGTCGTGGGACGGTCGATGA
- the pqqC gene encoding pyrroloquinoline-quinone synthase PqqC — MTSSDAFVARLREVGESRYHHRHPFHVAMHEGTLGPAQLRHWVANRFYYQTRIPLKDALILAKSESAEFRRTWLRRIREQDGDGASDGGLELWLRLAEAVGLDRGEVIAHRRVVPGVRFACDDYVSSVARWSLLEAVASSLTECFAPDLMRARAAAWERHYPWIGPGGTAYFRARIGAARRDADEALSFVAARAITPELQEQCVAALERKTDILWHVVESIATTCEET; from the coding sequence GTGACCTCCTCCGATGCATTCGTCGCGCGGCTGCGCGAGGTGGGCGAGAGTCGATATCACCATCGCCATCCGTTCCACGTCGCGATGCACGAGGGGACGCTCGGCCCGGCCCAGCTGCGTCATTGGGTGGCGAATCGATTCTATTATCAGACGCGCATTCCGCTGAAGGACGCGCTGATCCTCGCGAAATCGGAGAGCGCCGAATTCCGACGAACGTGGCTGCGCCGCATTCGCGAGCAGGACGGAGACGGAGCGAGCGACGGTGGCCTCGAGCTCTGGTTGCGGCTCGCCGAGGCCGTCGGGCTCGATCGCGGCGAGGTGATCGCGCATCGGCGCGTCGTGCCCGGCGTGCGCTTCGCGTGCGACGACTACGTCTCGTCGGTCGCGCGGTGGAGCCTGCTCGAAGCGGTCGCATCGTCGCTCACCGAGTGCTTCGCGCCGGACCTCATGCGCGCGCGAGCGGCCGCGTGGGAGAGGCACTATCCGTGGATCGGCCCGGGCGGGACCGCGTACTTCCGTGCGCGCATCGGAGCGGCTCGGCGCGACGCCGACGAGGCCCTCTCCTTCGTCGCTGCGCGCGCGATCACACCCGAGCTCCAGGAGCAGTGCGTCGCGGCGCTCGAGCGAAAGACCGACATCCTCTGGCACGTCGTCGAGAGCATCGCGACCACGTGCGAGGAGACCTGA
- a CDS encoding SDR family NAD(P)-dependent oxidoreductase: protein MKRLEDRVVIVTGGSRGLGRAIAIEAAAEGARVVVAYRRREREAREVVDAIGPSSCAIAVDVRDVASVDRLFAQVLETHGRVDGLVTSAGIVSDGWLATLPIEQWDDVVTTNLRGTMATVRAALRPMIARKSGAIVALSSIAASRASPGQASYAATKGAIESMARTLAAEVARHGVRVNALAPGLIDAGMVKATPLDRVTAAMTRIPLGRLGRAREIARAAVFLLSDDASYVTGHTLVVDGGLSA, encoded by the coding sequence ATGAAGCGCCTCGAGGACCGTGTCGTGATCGTCACCGGTGGATCGCGCGGGCTCGGCCGTGCCATCGCGATCGAGGCGGCGGCCGAGGGCGCGCGCGTCGTCGTCGCGTACCGCCGTCGCGAGCGCGAGGCGCGAGAGGTCGTCGACGCGATCGGTCCCTCCTCGTGTGCGATCGCGGTCGACGTGCGCGACGTGGCGAGCGTCGATCGGCTCTTCGCGCAGGTGCTCGAGACGCACGGGCGCGTCGACGGGCTCGTCACCTCGGCGGGCATCGTCTCGGACGGCTGGCTCGCCACGCTCCCGATCGAGCAGTGGGACGACGTCGTCACGACGAACCTGCGCGGCACGATGGCGACGGTGCGCGCCGCGCTCCGCCCGATGATCGCGCGGAAATCCGGCGCGATCGTCGCGCTCTCGTCGATCGCCGCGAGCCGCGCGAGCCCCGGACAAGCGAGCTATGCCGCCACGAAGGGCGCGATCGAGTCGATGGCCCGCACGCTCGCCGCGGAGGTCGCGCGACACGGCGTGCGCGTGAACGCGCTCGCACCGGGCCTGATCGACGCGGGCATGGTCAAGGCGACGCCGCTCGATCGCGTCACGGCGGCGATGACTCGCATCCCTCTCGGTCGTCTCGGCCGCGCGCGAGAGATCGCGCGTGCCGCGGTCTTCCTGCTCAGCGACGACGCGAGCTACGTCACCGGCCACACGCTCGTCGTCGACGGAGGGCTCTCGGCATGA
- a CDS encoding nicotinate phosphoribosyltransferase → MEGSNLLLGTDSYKVTHWRQYPPGTTRVSSFLESRGGVYPSVVFFGLQYLLDRHFAGVVVTEDRIAEAREIFAAHFGDPTLFHEAGWRHVLDAHGGRLPVEIRAVPEGTVVPVSNVLMTIENTDPRVPWLTNYLESLLLQVWYPCTVATQSREMRRTITAHLEKTGTPSLVGFELHDFGLRGSTSHESAAIGGAAHLVSFEGTDTIPALLLARRHYGEPMAGFSIPAAEHSTITSWGRDRESSAYRNMLESYPRGLVAVVSDSYDVYRACEQLWGRELRELVLSRDGTLVVRPDSGHPPEVVCRVLEILGRAFGTAINAKGYRVLDPHVRVIQGDGIDPVMIAEILAAMSERGWSADNVAFGSGGALLQKVHRDTQNLAIKCSAVEIDGAWRPVMKDPVTDPGKRSKSGRLALVREAGAFRTVARGDSGHPGDLLEPVFRDGEILRRQTLSDIRRRALEG, encoded by the coding sequence ATGGAGGGCTCGAATCTCCTGCTGGGCACCGACAGCTACAAGGTGACGCACTGGCGGCAGTATCCGCCGGGGACGACGCGCGTGAGCTCGTTCCTCGAGAGCCGCGGCGGCGTGTATCCGTCGGTCGTGTTCTTCGGCCTGCAGTACCTCCTCGATCGTCACTTCGCCGGTGTCGTGGTGACCGAGGATCGGATCGCGGAAGCGCGAGAGATCTTCGCGGCGCACTTCGGCGATCCGACGTTGTTCCACGAGGCGGGCTGGAGACACGTCCTCGACGCGCACGGCGGGCGATTGCCCGTCGAGATCCGCGCCGTCCCCGAAGGCACGGTGGTGCCGGTGTCGAACGTGCTGATGACGATCGAGAATACCGATCCACGCGTGCCGTGGCTCACGAATTACCTCGAGTCGTTGCTCTTGCAGGTCTGGTATCCGTGCACCGTCGCGACGCAGAGCCGCGAGATGCGCCGGACGATCACCGCCCATCTCGAGAAGACCGGGACTCCCTCGCTCGTCGGCTTCGAGCTGCACGACTTCGGTCTCCGCGGGAGCACGTCGCACGAGTCCGCCGCGATCGGCGGCGCCGCGCACCTGGTGAGCTTCGAGGGCACCGATACGATTCCCGCGCTCCTGCTCGCGCGTCGTCACTACGGCGAGCCGATGGCCGGATTCTCGATCCCGGCGGCCGAGCACAGCACGATCACGAGCTGGGGCCGTGATCGCGAGTCGAGCGCATATCGAAACATGTTGGAGTCGTACCCGCGCGGCCTGGTCGCGGTCGTCTCCGACAGCTACGACGTCTACCGCGCATGCGAGCAGCTCTGGGGACGGGAGCTGCGCGAGCTCGTGCTCTCGCGCGACGGCACGCTGGTGGTGCGCCCCGATAGCGGTCATCCGCCCGAGGTGGTCTGTCGCGTGCTCGAGATCCTCGGCCGCGCATTCGGCACCGCGATCAACGCGAAAGGATATCGAGTGCTCGATCCGCACGTCCGCGTGATCCAGGGCGACGGAATCGACCCGGTGATGATCGCCGAGATCCTCGCCGCGATGTCGGAGCGCGGTTGGTCCGCGGACAACGTCGCATTCGGATCGGGCGGCGCGCTCCTGCAGAAGGTCCATCGCGACACGCAGAACCTCGCGATCAAGTGCTCGGCCGTCGAGATCGACGGTGCGTGGCGCCCGGTCATGAAGGACCCGGTGACCGACCCCGGCAAGCGCTCGAAGTCGGGGCGCCTCGCGTTGGTGCGCGAAGCGGGCGCGTTCCGCACGGTCGCACGCGGCGACTCGGGGCATCCCGGCGACCTGCTCGAGCCGGTGTTCCGCGACGGCGAGATCCTGCGGCGACAGACGCTCTCGGACATCCGTCGTCGCGCGCTGGAAGGGTGA
- the pqqE gene encoding pyrroloquinoline quinone biosynthesis protein PqqE, producing the protein MTERDPHRPYTLIAELTYRCPLRCGHCSNPLDWAQHRDALDTSAWSRVLAEAAELGVVQVHLTGGEPLLRRDLEPLIAAARRADLYTHLVTSGVPLARERLRALRDAGLDAMQLSLHDADDVNADSIAGVPVAAHKREVASWAQSLEIPLTINVVLRGDNIDGVDAIIALAETLGADRLELASTQYLGWALANRSALLPTHAQIERARSVASAARARLRGRMEIVLVLPDYHAGAPRACMEGWARRFVVVSPDGRVLPCHAAGSIPTLEFERVGGVRSLAEIWRSSPALAAFRGDAWMSEPCRSCERRAIDHGGCRCQAHHLAGDAGATDPACDRSPMHHVVVSAFHDSAPSLVQLRARR; encoded by the coding sequence ATGACCGAGCGCGATCCCCACCGGCCGTACACGCTGATCGCGGAGCTCACGTACCGCTGCCCGCTGCGATGCGGTCACTGCTCGAACCCGCTCGACTGGGCGCAACACCGCGATGCGCTCGACACCTCGGCGTGGTCGCGCGTGCTCGCCGAGGCGGCGGAGCTCGGCGTCGTGCAGGTGCACCTCACGGGCGGCGAGCCACTGCTGCGACGCGATCTCGAGCCGCTGATCGCCGCAGCGAGGCGCGCCGATCTCTACACGCACCTCGTCACGTCCGGCGTCCCGCTCGCGCGCGAGCGTCTGCGCGCGCTGCGCGACGCGGGTCTCGACGCGATGCAGCTCTCGCTGCACGACGCCGACGACGTGAACGCCGACAGCATCGCGGGCGTCCCGGTCGCCGCGCACAAGCGCGAGGTCGCGAGCTGGGCGCAGAGCCTCGAGATCCCGCTCACGATCAACGTCGTGCTGCGCGGCGACAACATCGACGGAGTGGACGCGATCATCGCGCTCGCCGAGACGCTCGGCGCCGATCGCCTCGAGCTCGCGAGCACGCAGTACCTCGGGTGGGCGCTCGCGAATCGATCCGCGCTGCTGCCCACCCACGCGCAGATCGAACGAGCGCGGTCGGTCGCCTCCGCCGCGCGCGCGCGGCTCCGCGGACGGATGGAGATCGTGCTCGTCCTGCCCGACTATCACGCGGGCGCGCCGCGAGCGTGCATGGAGGGATGGGCGCGCCGGTTCGTCGTCGTGAGCCCGGATGGGCGGGTGCTGCCGTGTCATGCCGCGGGCTCGATTCCCACGCTCGAATTCGAGCGTGTCGGCGGCGTGCGATCGCTGGCGGAGATCTGGCGCAGCTCCCCCGCGCTCGCCGCGTTCCGCGGCGATGCTTGGATGTCCGAGCCGTGCCGCAGCTGCGAGCGCCGCGCGATCGATCACGGTGGATGCCGCTGTCAGGCCCACCATCTCGCGGGAGACGCCGGCGCGACGGATCCCGCGTGCGATCGCTCCCCGATGCACCACGTCGTGGTGAGCGCATTCCACGACTCGGCGCCCTCACTGGTTCAGCTCCGCGCGCGCCGCTGA
- a CDS encoding acyl carrier protein: protein MSADETSLEPALAAHLARREEALARVRRVLIEALKVALPPERIELDAPLFGTGLGLDSIDAVELVVAIETELGLTLAEGAAGPHAFRTVHSLVELVLDPPRPRGPEAT from the coding sequence ATGAGTGCTGACGAGACGTCTCTGGAGCCCGCGCTCGCGGCGCACCTCGCGCGGCGCGAGGAAGCGCTGGCGCGCGTGCGGCGTGTGCTGATCGAAGCGCTGAAGGTCGCGCTTCCGCCCGAGCGCATCGAGCTCGACGCGCCGCTCTTCGGAACGGGGCTCGGACTCGACTCGATCGACGCCGTCGAGCTCGTCGTCGCGATCGAGACCGAGCTCGGCCTCACGCTGGCCGAGGGCGCCGCGGGCCCGCACGCGTTCCGTACCGTGCACTCGCTCGTCGAGCTCGTGCTCGATCCGCCGCGCCCGCGCGGCCCGGAGGCGACGTGA